In Aequorivita sp. H23M31, a single window of DNA contains:
- a CDS encoding helix-turn-helix domain-containing protein produces MFKRVLLSEDIDTISQGIMAVMDKLHIEDVQQTQYCDDTYLRIKKSNIDGFPIDLLITDLSFVPDHRKQEINSGEELIKKVRKEFPELKIIVYSIEDRPERVRSLLRDFKVDGYVAKGRRGLRELEDAIISVINEKIYLSPSLNQTIRSQPPVEIIDFDIELLRLLSKGHSQDQISAYLKEKSIKPCSLSALEKRLNILRHHFGANNVVHLVSITKDLGII; encoded by the coding sequence ATGTTTAAAAGAGTTTTACTTTCTGAGGATATAGATACTATCAGTCAGGGTATTATGGCCGTGATGGATAAACTGCATATTGAAGATGTGCAACAAACACAATATTGTGACGACACCTATTTGAGAATAAAGAAATCAAATATTGACGGGTTTCCTATAGACTTATTAATAACAGATCTTTCCTTTGTTCCAGACCACCGAAAACAGGAAATAAACTCTGGTGAGGAATTAATCAAAAAGGTAAGAAAAGAATTTCCTGAACTTAAAATTATAGTTTATTCTATAGAAGACCGTCCTGAACGCGTTCGCTCCCTACTGAGAGATTTTAAGGTAGATGGTTATGTAGCAAAAGGAAGAAGAGGATTAAGAGAGTTGGAAGACGCAATTATTTCCGTGATAAATGAAAAAATTTATCTCTCTCCCAGCTTGAACCAAACTATAAGATCACAGCCACCCGTGGAAATCATAGATTTTGACATTGAACTGTTACGGCTTCTCTCCAAGGGCCATTCCCAGGATCAAATAAGTGCCTATCTAAAAGAAAAGAGTATAAAACCGTGTAGCTTGAGTGCCCTGGAAAAACGACTCAATATATTGCGTCATCACTTTGGAGCGAACAATGTTGTTCATTTAGTATCAATTACAAAGGATTTGGGGATTATCTAG